The stretch of DNA ATGCTGTAGTCTCTTGTGCCAGTGGGAGTGCCCTCGACTGTTCTTACACTTTACCTGCTCCCTTTCCCCAACAGGTTTGACCGCACCCTGGGTGGCTTAGAGATGGAGCTTCGGCTGCGGGAACACCTGGCCAAGCTCTTCAATGAGCAGCGCAAGGGTCAGAAGGCCAAGGATGTTCGGGAAAACCCACGTGCCATGGCCAAACTGCTTCGAGAAGCCAATCGTCTGAAAACGGTCCTGAGTGCCAATGCTGATCACATGGCACAGGTGCCCACATAGGAGCTTGGAGGGCGGGCTAGTGGCTCCTCTCCACAAGGGTGGAGAGCCTTTTTTCCTGAATTCTGTCGTCTCTTGCCCAGGGAGCAGGATCTGGCCAGAACCTCTTAACAGATTCCTCTTCCCGCAGATTGAGGGCTTGATGGACGATGTGGACTTCAAGGCAAAGGTGACTCGAGGGGAGTTCGAGGAACTGTGCGCAGACCTGTTTGAGAGAGTGCCTGGGCCTGTGCAGCAGGCCCTCCAGAGTGCGGAGATGAGCTTGGTGAGGGCATGCGGGAGGCAGCAGAGCCTACCGGAGTGCGTAGGGCATCCAAAGGTGTCAGGGGAAGGCCGTTAACTCCTGCATCTCACCTTCCCCCCTCTGCAGGATGAGATTGAGCAGGTGATCCTGGTGGGTGGGGCCACTCGTGTTCCCAAAGTTCAAGAGGTGCTGCTCAAGGCCGTGGGCAAGTGAGTATGGTGTGGGAGCTGGGCAGCTGCAGGAACGAGGGGAGAGAACCCGCTCCCCAGTGGATGATGCTGAAGCTTGTGTCTCCTAGGGAGGAACTAGGAAAGAACATCAATGCAGATGAAGCGGCCGCCATGGGCGCTGTGTACCAGGCAGCGGCCCTCAGCAAAGCCTTCAAGGTGAAGCCATTTGTTGTGCGGGATGCCGTCATCTACCCCATCCTGGTAAGCCTGACCAGGTGACATACTCCTCTGCTTCTCCTAGTGAGATCTCTATTTACCTCAACCTGTCCCTTTTTCTCTAAACTGAGAGAGATCCCATACCCTCACTCACAGAACCTTCCCTGGTCCTCCACTGCACCTTCTCTTTGCCTCTTGTGTAGGTGGAGTTCAcaagggaagtggaggaggagccTGGGGTTCGAAGCCTGAAGCACAATAAACGTGTGCTCTTCTCTAGAATGGGGCCCTACCCTCAGCGCAAAGTCATCACCTTTAACCGCTACAGCCATGATTTCAACTTCCACATCAACTACGGTGACCTGGGCTTCCTGGGGCCTGAGGATCTTCGGTGAGGGGCGGGGGCAGGATGGCACCTCCAGGGAGTGTGGGAGGTGTGCCTGCCAGATGTGGATGACCtaaggatggggaggggagtgtgGGGCTTACAGGGCTGGAGTGGGTTAGGGTCAAGGTGTGAACAGCCTGTCTTGGAGAGAGGGTCCATCCTTCTGAGTGTCCTGTGTAGGGCCCGTGATGTCTCGTGCCAGCAGGCCACATGGTCTGGAGTTGGAGTTGGGGCAGGTGGGTTTCCTCAaaccctccttttccttcctaacCAGGGTATTTGGCTCTCAGAATCTGACCACAGTGAAGCTAAAAGGTGTGGGAGAGAGCTTCAAGAAATATCCCGACTATGAGTCCAAAGGCATCAAGGCCCACttcaacctggatgagagtggggtgCTCAGTTTAGATAGGGTAAGAGCAAACGGGAACCCTCATCAGGGTGGGGTGGTGAGCCCTGGTCCCACCAGTCTTCCCAGAGTGGGTTTCATAGGATAAGCACAACGCATTGGGGAGCAGATCTAATGAATCTTGGCCTTAAACACAGTGAAACAATGGGGCTCTTCATGGCCAGAATGTGTTGATGATCACTGTGACTTTATTAGAGAGAAGTCCAGATTTTTTGTAGCGTGTTTTGcaggcatgtatgtctgtgctagtgctcttaactgttgagccatctctccaaccccttaacATTTTTtgagcatgtatgtatatgatggaGGGTGGGgagcatgccacagcacatgtggaggccagaggaaatgAGTTGGTTTTCCTCCCTTTACCTTTGAGAGTAAGCactctttacctgctaagccacttTGCCAGCCCAGagcatcccccacccccttcttaaaattttatttttgttgttttttttgagatgaggtttctctgactgtcctggaactcactctgtagaccaggctggccttgaactcacagagatctgcctgcctctgcctcctaagtgctgggattaaaggcgtgcaccaccaccgcccggcagataAGCCCATTTCTGAAGAGTAATTTTGAGTTAATGTCTTGTGGCACACTGGGAAACTGTGGTCCATTACCAAGTGGACATGGAGGGctgtgaggaaaggagagagagccgTCCTGAGAGGGCTGCACTTAAAGGGGGTGTGGCCATCCAGGAGTCTTAGAAAAGGAAGGTGAGAAAGTAGTCCCCACAGCTGCAAGTCATTTTGTATTCCTGGTGTATGCCTGAGCAGCATGCTTATGGAACAGTGTGGGTTACTATGCAGCGCTTTACTTGAACCTATTTCAAAATAGGTGGAGTCTGTATTTGAGACCCTGGTGGAGGACAGCCCAGAGGAAGAATCTACTCTTACCAGTAAGATGCAGAtgggctcctgtgtgtgtgtgtgtgtgtgtgtgtgtgtgtgtgtgtgtgtgtgtgtgcgcgcgcgcgcgcgcgcatgcgtgtgtgaGCAAGTGAGAGTGAACATACATGTGTGCTTGGGGGAGGTAATGGCATTGTTGTTGGGGTGGGAAGTGGGTTCACTGTTTGATTTCCTCTTGAACCTCTGGGCTTCCTTCTTCCTAGAACTTGGCAACACCATTTCCAGCCTGTTTGGAGGTGGTTCCTCATCAGATGCCAAAGAGAATGGTACTGATTCTGTACAGGTAAGGGCAGAGAAGCATGGGGAATAAATAGCAAGGGGTTGGGGTAATGTAGACAGAAGCAGAGTCTGGGCATCCCAGCTGACTGGACTCAGTGGACCTCAGTGGTCCTCATCTTGTCTCTCCTCAGCCTATGGCAGGTTGCTCTCTACTACTCCATTAGACGGAGCCATTACCAAAGCCTAAGGCTTATTGTTCTCGTTCTGACCTTTGTTAACCTGTATTTCTGCAAATTCCAACAGCCCCTGACTGTTTGTCCACAGTATCATCTGCTTGTCCCCAAGTTTCACCATGAGCCGTGTTTCCGTCCAAGCAGAGGAGCTGATATGGTCATAGGCTGAACATGGCCGTAGGCTCAGCTAGTGGTGTATATAACCTCTGGGGTTTCTGTAAttgtctcccaggaggaagaggagagcccTACCGAGGGGAGCAAGGATGAACCTGGAGAGCAGGGGGAGCTTAAGGAGGAAACTGAAGCTCCTGTGGAAGATACCTCTCAGCCTCCACCCGCTGAGCCTAAGGGAGATGCAGCCCCTGAGGGGGAAAAacctgaagagaaaggaagtgggGACAAGTCTGGGGCCCAGGTGAGCCAGCTGCAGAGGAAGCCCCTGGGTCCAGGGGCTGAGAGTAAATGGGAGCTGCTTTGTTTGTGCCCCCTGGAGGAGGGGCAGCTCGTGGTTTTCCTGACATCACTGCTCTTTCCACTCAGAAGCCAGATGAGAAGGGGCAGGCAGGGCCTGACGGTGTCCCTCCAGCtcctgaggaagaaaaaaaacagaaacctgCCCGGAAGCAGAAAATGGTGGAGGAGATAGGTGTGGAGCTGGCTGTCTTGGACCTGCCAGACTTGCCAGAGGATGAGCTGGCTCGTTCTGTGCAGAAGTAAGTGCCGTGTGTGTGGAAAGGTGATCTTAGGGCTCCAGGTCCAGCCCCACCTTACCTGCCTTGTGTTTGTTCATTCTGCAGACTTGAGGACTTGACCCTCCGAGACCTAGAGaagcaggaaagggagaaggCTGCCAACAGCCTGGAAGCGTTCATCTTTGAGACCCAGGTTAGCGGGCCGTGGGCAGCAAGCACTCCCTACTCTCTAACTTGCCCCAAAGCTCACTGCGTTTGTGTCCTTTACTCTAGGACAAGCTCTACCAACCTGAGTACCAGGAAGTGTCCACTGAGGAACAGCGGGAGGAGATCTCTGGCAAACTCACCGCCGCTTCTAACTGGCTGGAAGATGAGGGATTCGGAGCCACCACGGTGGTGAGGAGCCCCTGGGGTGTGGCAGGCAAATGGGAGGGCTGGCCTCCCCTTCGAGGGCTAGAGCAAGAAGAGCTGAGGTGTCAGGCCATGAAGCAGGATGCAGGACTGGGTCCAGGGTGCTTCTGCTACCACCtcaaccctcctcctcctcctcctcttcttcctctatccatCAGATGCTGAAGGAGAAGCTGGCTGAGCTGAGAAAGCTATGCCAAGGGCTGTTTTTTCGGGTGGAAGAGCGTAAGAAATGGCCAGAGCGGCTTTCGGCTCTGGATAATCTCCTCAACCACTCTAGCATTTTCCTCAAGTGAGTACTCCCTGCTTCTGTTCTCCTTTGTGTAGTCCTGCTGAGCCCTTGATTCCCTCGCTGTcagcttcctggtcctctggcccaGGCCCTCTGCCCTAGGCTGATCTTCTCCTCTTTGGCTTCTAGGGGTGCCCGGCTCATCCCGGAGATGGACCAGATCTTCACTGAGGTGGAGATGACAACATTAGAGAAAGTCATCAATGACACCTGGGTAATCACTTTGACCATGTGACTGGACACTTTAGCTGGAACCCTGGGGTGCTAAGGATGGCAGGGTGATTTCTAGTCAACGGAAGTTGCCTTAACTGGTTGAAAGTGACACCTGCCAAGTCTGTGGCTAGTTCTGAGTCTTCCCTGGCCTCACCCACAGGCCTGGAAGAATGCAACTATGGCTGAGCAGGCCAAGCTTCCTGCCACAGAGAAGCCTGTGCTGCTTTCAAAAGACATTGAGGCCAAGATGATGGCCCTGGACCGGGAGGTACAGTATCTCCTCAATAAGGCCAAGTTCACCAAACCCCGGCCACGGCCCAAGGACAAGAATGGCACCCGGACAGAACCTCCCGTCAATGCCAGTGCTGGTGACCAAGGGGAGAAGGTCATTCCACCTGCAGGTGAGGGGAAGGTGTTCGGCTCCAGTCACTGGGCAAAGGAAAGCTACCCTTCTCTCCTGGACTGCGGCTAACTCTTGGTTCCCTCCAGGTCAGACTGAAGAGGCAAAGCCCATTTTAGAACCTAACAAAGAAGAGGCTGGTGAGTGGGGGAACTGGAGTGGGACATTTCATTAATCTGGGGGCAGGCAAACTAGCAAGCGTGGTCTGTTTCTGCTCAGCTCATGAATTGTAGGTGGCCTGTAAGTTTTAaaagtattgtttttttctttggaagaaaaaaaaggaacagacaGCCTAGGGAGACAGAAGATAAAGTGTTTAATTGCACagtgaggatcagagttcaaatccTTAGCACCTATATAAATGCCAGGAAGGCATACTGCCCACTTATCCCAGAATGTTGAGGAGACAGTTGTCTAGAGCTGGCTGGCTAGCTAGTCTAGATGGATCGTAGCTCTGGATTCAAGTGAGGTGAGAGACCTTCCTTCAGTGTATATGGTAGGAAGCAATGAGGGAGAAACCCtgcatcagcctctggcctccatatgcacaggCAAAACGTATGCACcttggttggtggtggtggtgtgttttttgttttgttttgtttttgtttttttgagacagggtttctctgtcctagaactcactctgtagcccaggctggcctcgaactcacagattcacctgcctctgcctcccgagtgctgggattaaaggtgtgcgccaccaccacccagcttggtgATGGTTTTTTAAGCAAAGAtttttctgggcatggtggcactttccttaatcccagcacaggagaggcagatctctgagtttgaggccagcctgtgagttccaggacagccgaaGCTGCTGAGAGATGGTTCAACTGTTCGAACACttactactcttgtagaggactcgggttcataaccatctataactccattccAGGggtccagtgctctcttctgtcctcagcAGGCATTAAGCACTCAAGCACAGATGTGGTGCACAGCAcagatgtggtgcacatgcatacatatttgcaggcaaaatactaatacataaaatgaatttatctAACTTTAAATTCAaaaatgggtgtggggggtgctggagagatggctcagtgtttaagagttctggttgctcttgcagagaatccagtttgtatttccagcacctacaggatggctcacagctgtcttaACTGCAGGTCCAAAGGTGCCaggccctcttctagcctctgaggcaCATATGTAGTACACAgggatacatgtaggcaaaacacccatactaaataaaaatttaaaaagggagccaggcagtggtggcacacgtctttaatcccagcactccggaggtagagccgggcagatctctgtgagttcaaggccagcctggtctacagagcaagatctaggacaggcaccagaactacacagagaaaccctgtctggaaaaacaaaaattagaaaaggGAGGCAGAGACCCTAAATGTGTCTCACACATCTTGTAATATTTACTGCCTGGATTTGCATACTCAGTATTAGCATTTTACTTCTTTAGTGACTGACATTTTCCTTCTAAAATGCAGCTACGGAAGCAGCAGACTCGGAGCCCCTGGAAATAGGAGGTCCTGGAGCAGGTAAGAGTGAAGCATGGGGTGCTGGGCAGCCTGTTAGGgttgcagagaaagaaaagaagagcgagcctttctcctttctttccatcaTCCAGCAGGATCTGAACAGAAAGAGCAGACAGCGGGACAGAAGCGGCCTTTGAAGAATGACGAACTATAACCCCACCTCCTGTCTTCCCACTTGGCTCCAGCCCCTTCTCCTACCACCTCTATTTATTACACATCAGGGTTGGGGCTGGGGTCGGTCCTGCCATTAGAGAGAGGTTCAAGTTCCTTCTCTCAGCAGTCCCTCTGGAGCAGCTCCACGGGTGAAAGCGGATCTAGTTCTGTCCCCAGCTCTTCCCTCTGGTCTCCTACTCTCTGGCCCTGTGTTTGGGGAAAATCACTATTATGTCTTAATTGTTTGCCTGTGGGTAAGTGAGAGCATGGCTGCCAGTGGTTGTTGGAGACCTGGTAGTGGGAAGGATGTTTTGCGACACTAGAGAGTACTCAGTCTTCTCTGGGCATCCTTACATCCTTTCCTGTTCCACAGAGCCTCAGTCACCACCATTGGTTCCTGAGtgcctcttttctctcctgtcctctctctcccttgcctTTCCTCCTCGGCTCTTCTTTTGTCCTTGCCTTCCCAGTATCCACTGGGCTGTGGTCTTCTAGCCCAAAGCCTTTCATCATCAGGACTGTGTAAACATGCTCTCCTGCTTCCTGCGACCCCTGGTGGCCAGAGCAAGCAGGGAGCAAATGAGAAGGAAACCCACTgcccagtggaaggagagagaatgtgAAAGCCCAGAGCCCCTGCTGTGGGTTGTTGGGCCCAGGAAAGTATGTAGAGTGGTTGGCAAGGATACAGGTATTCCGCAAGCACTTGTAATCCTTACCCCAGTTCCTGTGACACCTACCCCTTCTCTCATGCTTTTTCCTATCCCCCTGGGCTGACCAAAAAACGTGCTATCTACTGTGAGCCCCCTTCCCAAgactgagggacagagagaccATAGTGTGAATGTCAAAATGCCACCTCACTCTCAGGCAGGCTTGTGGGTAAGGAAGAGGAGTAAGGGTTCAACTTCCCAGTGCACCTTGCTAGGAGGGAAAGCCTTGCCCACTATGCCCTTGTCTGGAGTGCCTGTCCTCCAGTATTGCACCTGTAGCAGGAGCTAGGGCTACTCCGCTTGGGGCAAAGCAAACTAGTATGTCAGTCATTtggtcttcccccccccccccaaaccccaccTCCCTGGTTTGCCACATTGGCAGAAGGACCTCAAGTCCTGCAGTCagcccttcctgtgtgtctgagtTCTTACATTAGCAGTTCAGGCTGGTTGGACAGGTTTGAATCAAATTGTACTTTGTTCCATTGTTAATTGAGAAACTGtttcaataaaatattcttttctataAATTGTGTGTTTTGCTTCCTCTCCACCCCCTTTTtacccaagacagggtttcttatgtTACCCTGACCATCTaaagaacttgctctgtagaccaggctggcctcgaactcagagatagaTCCACGtgcctcggcctcctgaatgcagtgattaaaggtatacaccaccacctggcaacatgCTTACATTTCTGACACACTCATGACTTGTGTTGAGTGTGACAGTAGTGTGGCTGTATAGAATAGCCTTGTTTTTACAGTAATATGGCCACAAATTGAAATTAATGTTTAATGATGTCAGGAGCTCTCACATGCCTTGGAAATgggcatatatatgaatatttatgcaGAGAAACTAGGTAAACTCCACAGTGTTAACATTTGTTGAGAAGTCAAGATTATTCTTAAAACTTTGTGGAGTAGGTTTGAGActtccccaaataaataaaagacttctTCATCTGAGTGGTAATTACAGGGGTGATACATACACGTACAGGGGGAAGGACTTAATTGTCCCCACATCTCACATCTGTTAAATAAgagaagtttttttgttgttgttattgttgttgtttgtcttatAACATggaataaaagcaaaatttttattttatgtgcacgtACATAGGTGTGCATGTCTCTGCATATCACGTGTTCATGCAggtgcttgtagaggccagaagggggtacTACATCCCCTGGAGTTGAGGTTtgatgattgtaagccaccagCCTAGGTACcatgatccaaactcaggttgtctggaagaaagtactcctaaccactgagtcatccctccgCCCCCAGTTGAAAGTTGcttttaatatgtgtatgtgtgggtacttATACATATGTGCAGATGCCTGATGAACCCAAAGGGGCTGGTTATAGGGGGTTTGGAGCCACTccatgagggtgctggaaaccaaacccaggtacTCAGGAGTATGtcctcttaattgctgaaccatctgtcttccaagtgctgggattacacatctGATAAGACATGCCTAACTAAGGGAATCTCCCATCACCACACCACACAGGCTCCTATATCAAATCTAGAGCCTTAGACATACTAAACACCCCTAGAGCttgctttttgtgttttcattgtgtAGCTccggctgttctggaacttgctctgtagaccaggctggcctcaaactcagatccccttgcctctgcctcccaagtgctgggattaaaggcctgtgccacaatGCCCTTGAGCTTGCTTTTGTAGGACCAAAGTCCTTGGTTCTGTTGTCTgcttggtatatatatataccaggcTTCAGTTCAGTAGATATTTGTTGAATTACACAAGTTGAGCACCAGTAGAATCCCATGTTATCTCCTCTTGCTCTTTGGTTTTCACTGTTCTAAAAGATCTTTGCTCTCCAATCTGAAGTACTTAAAAAATGTCCAGCCATTTTCCTGCGCACAGGATGGTGTACTAAGAAAATTCCAAGATGTCCTGAACTCAACAAtaaaggcaggaagggagaggagagataaGTTAGTGGGTTCTTGTTTGcattagacagggtctcactgtgtatttctgactgacccggaactcactttgtagatgaggctggcctttcacttacagagatcctcctgtttctgactGCGAAGTtgtcagtgttgggattaaaggttttgGCCATCATGCCTGTTTTGTTGCGTTTCATGTAATttaacctggcctcaaacttgctattcaattgaggaggaccttgaactcctgatcctcctgcctccatatccTGAGTCCTGGGGTTTCAGGTGAGTGCTACCGAAACTGGCTttcaaggatttttgtttttttttctttgagacagggattctctgtgtagtcccgggtgtcctggaactcgctctgtagaccaggctggccttgaactcactgagactaGACTGGGACTAAAGGtccgtgccaccaccacctggctcaagaATTTCTTGTAGATTGCCCATCCATTACAAAACTTAACTTCCTTTCAGTtgtttcactatttttttttaaatatattttatttaatttttatgtgcgtTTGTGtctttgccatgggtgttgggggTTCTcggaaactggagttacagacaggtgtgagctgccatgtgggtgctgggaattgaactcgggtcctctggaagaagagtcagcactcttaacccctgagccatctctccagccccactgttcTTATTTGTAGCCTGTAGTGGGTACATGTTCCACAGACACCCACTGCAGTAGTCAacatagattcaacacaatttatgattcctcaatctctctctctctctctctctctctctctctctctctctctctctctccctcccacccttcctattattgttgttttgagacgagacagtgtttctctgtgtagccctggctgtcctgaaactcactctgtggaccaggcaaacctcaactcagagatccacctgcttctgcctcctgaatcttggaattaaaggcatgcaccaccatgcccagtttactccaatttttcattattcttcCACCAGTTACCTAGTTTAGAAGCTGGTGGCTGTGGGAACCTGTCCCAAGATGACTACTATGATGTAATTGTTGGGCTGGGACCTCCAGGTCACTCCTGCTTGGTCTGGAAAGTCCCATTCCTCTCTCTTCAAACCCTGCCATCTCAGAGACcctccaagaaagaaaagatgccaacaagcccagttctgcattcttggcgGCTGcggcagctcctcccctgaagttgccagtagTCCAAGACCCTGCCAAAAGCggtcagcttttgaccatacttgagcacaaacccagcttgtggtggacatGTTATCACCCCCTTGCCTACAGGATATATAAGCTTTAATTCAGTTGTGTGGCTTCTCTGGCctgatctctgggactggaggactcacccaggagttgcttttCTCAAATAAACCTATTCTTCTACTTTTCCAATTTGGCATGGTCTGGCTTACTGTGTTGGTGgggaaacttttttgtttgtttgttttgttttgttttccctgtgtagctttgtacctttcctggaactcacttggtagcccaggctggcctcgaactcacagagatccacctgcctctgcctcacaagtgctgggatttaaggcatgtgccacaaccgcCTGGCTGAAACCTGTTATTGAGTTACAGAAAACCTGTTAGTAAGGCTTAATGAATCTTCTTATTTTAGAGATCTCTTGGTCTAAagagtttgggatttttttctgacagttgtggtgacacaggcctttaatctgtgccagcctggtctacagagaggtccagaacagccaggactacacaacacagtgaaacaaacaaacaaacaaaatagttctggatttttgtttgttttgttttgagaggggtttgtggttttgtgtgtttgtttgttttgagatagagtctctctgtgtagctctggctgtcctggaactcactttgtagactaggctggactcacactcacagagatccacctgcttctgctgaaattaaaggtgcctatgaccatgcctggctaagaGTTTTGGTTTATCAGGTGAAAGCCATTTTTGTAGAGAATTTTTCCTCCCTCTATGCTTCCCctacccccaagacagggtttctctggagctctggctttaactcagagatctgtctacctctggctcctgagtgctgggattaaaggcatgcatcactatgcTGGTGTTCTGCCCAAactgtggggacccccaaaagaccaccatggagaccaaatcccgcatgtaaaagcaaagagcctttattttcaagctccaagcttggtctgtctgtctgtctgtcccacacagcagtgggagcagagagccctgagcccaggcagggtagtgtgtgtgtgtgtgtgtgtgtgtgtgtgtgtgtgtgtgtgtgtgtgtgtgtttaaatcatAGTAGAGGTTGGGGTGAAGGGATTTCCAGGATCCAGGACCCTGACTGACATTCGTCTaagggtatctgtaaaacagcaagtgtgtgctagactcagggactatctaatggttggaatgtttggggcATCAGGTAtttccccatccctgggtggtgtcagcttatggcttcTCCTGGAtttgggtgttgcctgccagtaagcctgtcacagaagctgtgtctgggccccaAAGGTGGTCATGGGGCCCCTCCACAGCTGGGTAggaattctctctctgtctctgtctctctgtctctctctctgtctctctctctttcttccttggttttttgagacagggtttctctatgtaacagctctggctatcctggaatttgctctgtagaccaggcaggtctcaaactcacagagatctgcctgcctctgcctaccaagtgctgggattaaaggcatgtaccactactgctCAGGgctggtagcacaggcctttaattccaatactccagaggcagaggcaggaagatctcagtgagcttgaggtcagcctggtctacaaagtgagttccaggacagccaggactgttacacagagaaatcatgtctctggaaaaaatttaaaaaataaaaaaataaaaaggaacaacaacaacaacaaaacccctcatactgaacagtgagttctgggtttcCAAAGAGGATTTACTTTGCACTTATTTAACCTGCCTTTGTCCACCAGTTGGATGAACACACAAGTGTATCATTACTTTTCTTAAACTGATATACATtcactgtacttttttttttcttaacagggTTTTGCCAAAGTATGCATTCTCATcttgaattcattctgtagctcaggtaGACCTTGAACTATGAACTTCTTGTCTCATCCTTCTGAGTAGTTGAGACTGAAGCTGGTCAAGGTCAGGCTTAACTTTCCTGCTCTCTCATGCAAATCATCTGTGGAGCTACCAAAGGATCTGAAGTTGGCAGATGTCAGTGAACAGTTGCCCAAGGCCACTATTAATCTTCTGGGTCCAAGTCAGGTTGTAGGCATGTCAGTAACCCTTGAtacttagaggcagaggcagaaggatcacccAGAGTTCCAGGCCCGCCTGGGCTATAACCGTGTCTCCTCCACAAAGTCGTGGCTCAAGGATTAGAATGTGAGGTTGGGgatggctcagatggtaaagAGTTTGAGCAGACCTACGTTCCATCCCTAGCTcccatatgaaaaagaaatagccAGGTGTGCTGCCTAGCCTAATCAATGAGAGACTGGTCTTAAAGGAAGTTACAGTATCCTGGAGGAGGATGACACCCGTGGCTGCCCTCTAGCCTCTCCACCATGCTCACAACCTCCCTCCTTGCATATGCATACATGAccattaaaaagatttttaaaagaacccAAAGTTTAGTCAGGATTGTGTCTTGTAAGTGCTAGGGCTATATTGTTTTGTCTCTATTCCCATTAGCTTGACCACGACGTAAAACTACCAATTGTGCTGTAGACTGCATTTATTTCTTAGAGAAAATACCAAGCCCCTAAACAAGCAGggattattttagttttctgaatGTGCACCGTAACCGGAGGCACGCTATATAAACTGGTCGGTGGAACGTAATGGGACATGTGGTGCTCAGCCTAGA from Onychomys torridus chromosome 7, mOncTor1.1, whole genome shotgun sequence encodes:
- the Hyou1 gene encoding hypoxia up-regulated protein 1 isoform X1, with the translated sequence MAATVRRQRPRRLPCWALVAILLADLLAMSDTLAVMSVDLGSESMKVAIVKPGVPMEIVLNKESRRKTPVTVTLKENERFLGDSAAGMAIKNPKATLRYFQHLLGKQADNPHVALYRDRFPEHELNIDPQRQTVRFQISPQLQFSPEEVLGMVLNYSRSLAEDFAEQPIKDAVITVPAFFNQAERRAVLQAAQMAGLKVLQLINDNTATALSYGVFRRKDINATAQNVMFYDMGSGSTVCTIVTYQTVKTKEAGMQPQLQIRGVGFDRTLGGLEMELRLREHLAKLFNEQRKGQKAKDVRENPRAMAKLLREANRLKTVLSANADHMAQIEGLMDDVDFKAKVTRGEFEELCADLFERVPGPVQQALQSAEMSLDEIEQVILVGGATRVPKVQEVLLKAVGKEELGKNINADEAAAMGAVYQAAALSKAFKVKPFVVRDAVIYPILVEFTREVEEEPGVRSLKHNKRVLFSRMGPYPQRKVITFNRYSHDFNFHINYGDLGFLGPEDLRVFGSQNLTTVKLKGVGESFKKYPDYESKGIKAHFNLDESGVLSLDRVESVFETLVEDSPEEESTLTKLGNTISSLFGGGSSSDAKENGTDSVQEEEESPTEGSKDEPGEQGELKEETEAPVEDTSQPPPAEPKGDAAPEGEKPEEKGSGDKSGAQKPDEKGQAGPDGVPPAPEEEKKQKPARKQKMVEEIGVELAVLDLPDLPEDELARSVQKLEDLTLRDLEKQEREKAANSLEAFIFETQDKLYQPEYQEVSTEEQREEISGKLTAASNWLEDEGFGATTVMLKEKLAELRKLCQGLFFRVEERKKWPERLSALDNLLNHSSIFLKGARLIPEMDQIFTEVEMTTLEKVINDTWAWKNATMAEQAKLPATEKPVLLSKDIEAKMMALDREVQYLLNKAKFTKPRPRPKDKNGTRTEPPVNASAGDQGEKVIPPAGQTEEAKPILEPNKEEAATEAADSEPLEIGGPGAAGSEQKEQTAGQKRPLKNDEL
- the Hyou1 gene encoding hypoxia up-regulated protein 1 isoform X2 codes for the protein MAATVRRQRPRRLPCWALVAILLADLLAMSDTLAVMSVDLGSESMKVAIVKPGVPMEIVLNKESRRKTPVTVTLKENERFLGDSAAGMAIKNPKATLRYFQHLLGKQADNPHVALYRDRFPEHELNIDPQRQTVRFQISPQLQFSPEEVLGMVLNYSRSLAEDFAEQPIKDAVITVPAFFNQAERRAVLQAAQMAGLKVLQLINDNTATALSYGVFRRKDINATAQNVMFYDMGSGSTVCTIVTYQTVKTKEAGMQPQLQIRGVGFDRTLGGLEMELRLREHLAKLFNEQRKGQKAKDVRENPRAMAKLLREANRLKTVLSANADHMAQIEGLMDDVDFKAKVTRGEFEELCADLFERVPGPVQQALQSAEMSLDEIEQVILVGGATRVPKVQEVLLKAVGKEELGKNINADEAAAMGAVYQAAALSKAFKVKPFVVRDAVIYPILVEFTREVEEEPGVRSLKHNKRVLFSRMGPYPQRKVITFNRYSHDFNFHINYGDLGFLGPEDLRVFGSQNLTTVKLKGVGESFKKYPDYESKGIKAHFNLDESGVLSLDRVESVFETLVEDSPEEESTLTKLGNTISSLFGGGSSSDAKENGTDSVQEEEESPTEGSKDEPGEQGELKEETEAPVEDTSQPPPAEPKGDAAPEGEKPEEKGSGDKSGAQKPDEKGQAGPDGVPPAPEEEKKQKPARKQKMVEEIGVELAVLDLPDLPEDELARSVQKLEDLTLRDLEKQEREKAANSLEAFIFETQDKLYQPEYQEVSTEEQREEISGKLTAASNWLEDEGFGATTVMLKEKLAELRKLCQGLFFRVEERKKWPERLSALDNLLNHSSIFLKGARLIPEMDQIFTEVEMTTLEKVINDTWAWKNATMAEQAKLPATEKPVLLSKDIEAKMMALDREVQYLLNKAKFTKPRPRPKDKNGTRTEPPVNASAGDQGEKVIPPAGQTEEAKPILEPNKEEAATEAADSEPLEIGGPGAGSEQKEQTAGQKRPLKNDEL